A genome region from Myripristis murdjan chromosome 16, fMyrMur1.1, whole genome shotgun sequence includes the following:
- the stmn2a gene encoding stathmin-2a, translating into MAKTATAYKEKMKELSVLSLICSCFYPETRNKLVCEFEDMEVKSINKRASGQAFEVILKPLSPVSDAAHSLPSPPKRDISLDDIQKKLEAAEERRRSQEAQVLRALAEKREHERDVLMKAMEENSNFSKMAEEKLQLKMDQIKENRDAHLAAMIERLHEKERHAAVVRRNKEMREELTA; encoded by the exons ATGGCTAAAACAGCAACCG CATACAAAGAGAAGATGAAGGAGCTGTCTGTCCTGTCCCTCATCTGTTCCTGCTTCTACCCAGAGACACGCAATAAGCTTGTCTGTGAGTTTGAAG ACATGGAGGTGAAATCCATAAACAAGCGGGCCTCAGGCCAGGCCTTTGAGGTGATCCTCAAGCCTCTGTCTCCAGTGTCAGATGCAGCCCACAGCCTCCCTTCACCCCCCAAGAGGGATATCTCTTTGGATGACATCCAGAAGAAACTGGAAGCTGCTGAGGAACGGAGGAGG tCCCAGGAAGCCCAGGTGCTGAGGGCTTTGGCAGAGAAGCGAGAGCACGAAAGGGACGTGTTGATGAAGGCCATGGAGGAGAACAGCAACTTCAGCAAGATGGCCGAGGAGAAGCTCCAGCTGAAGATGGACCAGATCAAGGAGAACCGCGACGCCCACCTGGCGGCCATGATAGAACGTCTGCATGAGAAG GAGAGACATGCAGCTGTGGTGCGCAGGAACAAAGAGATGCGGGAAGAGCTGACAGCATGA
- the gra gene encoding uncharacterized protein C8orf88 homolog isoform X5 yields the protein MEVSRRRVLQKHLEPARPLRRSNHIDQEPNRHADTCAQELMEIENQERNIGVEEFCKIVHLHMQKEALSKHSIQRSLDSSRKDHLSLWYKTSSDRPGRISYTRDVLIQLASSPVAKQKPEFLPEHPIVLSKARDPELLMLQEMTINERPRTCMSGELEMLK from the exons ATGGAAGTATCCAGGAGAAGAGTCCTCCAAAAACATCTGGAGCCTGCGAGACCCTTGCGCCGCTCCAACCATATTGACCAAG AGCCCAACAGACATGCTGACACATGTGCACAGGAACTGATGGAGATAGAAAACCAAGAG AGAAATATAGGTGTAGAGGAGTTCTGCAAGATTGTGCACCTCCACATGCAGAAAGAAG CATTGAGCAAGCACTCCATCCAGAGAAGCCTGGACTCATCAAGGAAAGATCATTTATCCCTTTGGTATAAAACCTCCTCAGACAGGCCAG GGAGAATTTCCTACACACGGgatgttttaattcagctggCGAGTTCTCCTGTGGCCAAGCAGAAGCCAGAATTCTTGCCAGAGCATCCCATAGTGCTGTCCAAGGCA AGAGATCCGGAGCTCCTGATGCTGCAGGAAATGACAATCAATGAAAG ACCAAGGACATGTatgtcaggtgaattggagatgctaaagtga
- the gra gene encoding uncharacterized protein C8orf88 homolog isoform X1 produces MERRQRQLGIWESAASFWINSKGKPSYRSWRDFPRKMEVSRRRVLQKHLEPARPLRRSNHIDQEPNRHADTCAQELMEIENQERNIGVEEFCKIVHLHMQKEALSKHSIQRSLDSSRKDHLSLWYKTSSDRPGRISYTRDVLIQLASSPVAKQKPEFLPEHPIVLSKARDPELLMLQEMTINERPRTCMSGELEMLK; encoded by the exons ATGGAGCGACGTCAACGACAGCTCGGGATTTGGGAAAGTGCAGCATCATTTTGGATTAATAGCAAGGGAAAGCCAAGTTACCGGAGCTGGAGAGACTTTCCCAGGAA AATGGAAGTATCCAGGAGAAGAGTCCTCCAAAAACATCTGGAGCCTGCGAGACCCTTGCGCCGCTCCAACCATATTGACCAAG AGCCCAACAGACATGCTGACACATGTGCACAGGAACTGATGGAGATAGAAAACCAAGAG AGAAATATAGGTGTAGAGGAGTTCTGCAAGATTGTGCACCTCCACATGCAGAAAGAAG CATTGAGCAAGCACTCCATCCAGAGAAGCCTGGACTCATCAAGGAAAGATCATTTATCCCTTTGGTATAAAACCTCCTCAGACAGGCCAG GGAGAATTTCCTACACACGGgatgttttaattcagctggCGAGTTCTCCTGTGGCCAAGCAGAAGCCAGAATTCTTGCCAGAGCATCCCATAGTGCTGTCCAAGGCA AGAGATCCGGAGCTCCTGATGCTGCAGGAAATGACAATCAATGAAAG ACCAAGGACATGTatgtcaggtgaattggagatgctaaagtga
- the LOC115373208 gene encoding hairy/enhancer-of-split related with YRPW motif protein 1-like — translation MKRSHNYSSSDSDLDDNIEVEKDSGDENGQIDSPHDSMSPSTTTQVQARKRRRGIIEKRRRDRINNSLSELRRLVPSAFEKQGSAKLEKAEILQMTVDHLKMLHASGGKGYFEAHALAKDYRSLGFRECLAETARYLSIIEGRDSADPLRVRLVSHLSNYASQREVHTGLGHLAWGSAYGTAPSHLTHPLLLQHPQGRTPASRSSSSPPCSSSSSTSSSSSAEASVTSRLSVMPPTESLRVPPNGTLPLSLPVPTSKLSPPLLSSLSSLSAFPLSFGAFPLVSPTALSPVGPSSTLSKPYRPWGTEIGAF, via the exons GCAAATTGATTCTCCTCACGACTCGATGTCACCGTCCACAACTACTCAAGTTCAAGCCAGAAAAAGACGCAGGGGG ATTATTGAAAAACGGCGACGTGACCGCATCAACAACAGCCTGTCAGAGCTTAGGAGACTGGTGCCAAGTGCTTTTGAGAAACAG GGATCAGCTAAACTGGAAAAGGCAGAAATATTGCAGATGACTGTAGACCATCTGAAGATGCTTCATGCTTCTGGTGGCAAAG GTTACTTTGAGGCTCACGCTCTGGCCAAGGATTACCGCAGTCTGGGCTTTAGGGAGTGCCTGGCAGAGACGGCTCGCTACCTGAGTATCATAGAAGGTCGGGACAGTGCAGACCCCCTCCGAGTGCGCTTGGTCTCCCACCTCAGCAACTACGCCTCTCAAAGGGAAGTGCACACTGGACTCGGACATTTAGCCTGGGGCTCTGCCTATGGGACTGCCCCCTCCCATCTTACCCACCCACTCCTCCTACAACACCCTCAAGGCAGGACACCTGCATCCAGAAGTAGCAGTAGCCCACCctgctcctcttcatcttccacatcctcctcctcctcagctgagGCATCTGTGACATCCAGACTCAGTGTGATGCCCCCCACGGAGTCCCTTAGGGTGCCTCCCAACGGCACCCTGCCCCTCAGTCTGCCTGTGCCAACCTCTAAGCTCTCGCCACCACTCCTTTCATCCCTCTCCTCACTTTCTGccttccccctctcctttgGTGCTTTTCCTCTGGTTTCCCCAACGGCCCTCAGCCCAGTGGGGCCCTCTTCCACCCTGTCAAAGCCTTATAGGCCTTGGGGCACGGAGATAGGAGCCTTCTGA
- the gra gene encoding uncharacterized protein C8orf88 homolog isoform X2, which yields MERRQRQLGIWESAASFWINSKGKPSYRSWRDFPRKMEVSRRRVLQKHLEPARPLRRSNHIDQEPNRHADTCAQELMEIENQERNIGVEEFCKIVHLHMQKEALSKHSIQRSLDSSRKDHLSLWYKTSSDRPGRISYTRDVLIQLASSPVAKQKPEFLPEHPIVLSKAVSLVLVFSFTSTKDMYVR from the exons ATGGAGCGACGTCAACGACAGCTCGGGATTTGGGAAAGTGCAGCATCATTTTGGATTAATAGCAAGGGAAAGCCAAGTTACCGGAGCTGGAGAGACTTTCCCAGGAA AATGGAAGTATCCAGGAGAAGAGTCCTCCAAAAACATCTGGAGCCTGCGAGACCCTTGCGCCGCTCCAACCATATTGACCAAG AGCCCAACAGACATGCTGACACATGTGCACAGGAACTGATGGAGATAGAAAACCAAGAG AGAAATATAGGTGTAGAGGAGTTCTGCAAGATTGTGCACCTCCACATGCAGAAAGAAG CATTGAGCAAGCACTCCATCCAGAGAAGCCTGGACTCATCAAGGAAAGATCATTTATCCCTTTGGTATAAAACCTCCTCAGACAGGCCAG GGAGAATTTCCTACACACGGgatgttttaattcagctggCGAGTTCTCCTGTGGCCAAGCAGAAGCCAGAATTCTTGCCAGAGCATCCCATAGTGCTGTCCAAGGCAGTAAGTTTGGTGTTGGTGTTCAGCTTTACCTCA ACCAAGGACATGTatgtcaggtga
- the upp1 gene encoding uridine phosphorylase 1 has protein sequence MDTNDGEQDCSPVYVHNPHLEQMKDDILYHFNLGTATHNLPAMFGNVKFVCVGGSPWRMKAFIEYIAAELGLEDPKSEYPNICAGTDRYAMYKVGPVLSVSHGMGIPSISIMLHELIKLLYHAHCTDVTVIRIGTSGGIGLEPGTVVVTKQSVDATFLPKLEQVILGKTVVRSTDLDQGLAEELFQSSKELSQFETVIGNTMCTLDFYEGQARLDGAFCSYSEKDKQDYLAEAYKAGVRNIEMESSVFAAMCKLSGLRAAVVCVTLLDRLKGDQLNSSHEVLRNYQQRPQILVGHYIKKQLSASGKT, from the exons ATGGACACAAATGATGGCGAGCAAGACTGCAG TCCTGTTTACGTGCACAATCCACACCTGGAGCAGATGAAGGATGACATACTCTACCACTTCAATCTAGGAACCGCAACCCACAACCTGCCTGCTATGTTTGGCAATGTCAAA tttgtgtgtgttggaggcaGTCCCTGGAGAATGAAAGCATTCATTGAGTATATTGCTGCTGAGCTGGGTTTGGAAGACCCCAAATCAGAGTACCCCAATATTTGTGCAGGAACGGACCGCTATGCCATGTACAAAGTTGGCCCCGTGCTCTCTGTCAGT CATGGGATGGGCATCCCATCCATTTCCATAATGCTGCATGAGCTAATAAAGCTCCTTTATCATGCACATTGTACAGATGTTACAGTTATTCGCATTGGGACTTCAGGTGGAATAG GGCTTGAGCCTGGCACTGTTGTTGTCACCAAGCAGTCTGTGGATGCCACCTTCCTGCCCAAACTTGAGCAGGTGATCTTGGGGAAGACAGTGGTGCGCAGCACCGATCTGGACCAAGGTCTGGCTGAAGAGCTGTTCCAGTCCAGCAAGGAACTGAGCCAGTTTGAGACAGTCATAGGAAACACCATGTGTACACTGGATTTCTATGAAG GCCAAGCCCGTTTGGATGGAGCTTTCTGTTCCTACTCTGAGAAGGACAAACAGGACTACCTGGCTGAAGCCTATAAAGCAGGAGTCCGAAACATCGAAATGGAGTCCTCAGTGTTTGCTGCCATGTGCAAGCTGAGTGGTCTACGAG cggctgtggtgtgtgtgacgTTGCTGGATCGTCTTAAGGGAGATCAACTCAACAGCTCTCATGAGGTTCTTCGCAATTACCAACAGCGTCCTCAGATACTGGTTGGCCACTACATTAAAAAGCAGTTGAGTGCTTCAGGCAAGACCTAG
- the gra gene encoding uncharacterized protein C8orf88 homolog isoform X3, translating into MERRQRQLGIWESAASFWINSKGKPSYRSWRDFPRKMEVSRRRVLQKHLEPARPLRRSNHIDQEPNRHADTCAQELMEIENQERNIGVEEFCKIVHLHMQKEALSKHSIQRSLDSSRKDHLSLWYKTSSDRPGRISYTRDVLIQLASSPVAKQKPEFLPEHPIVLSKARDPELLMLQEMTINER; encoded by the exons ATGGAGCGACGTCAACGACAGCTCGGGATTTGGGAAAGTGCAGCATCATTTTGGATTAATAGCAAGGGAAAGCCAAGTTACCGGAGCTGGAGAGACTTTCCCAGGAA AATGGAAGTATCCAGGAGAAGAGTCCTCCAAAAACATCTGGAGCCTGCGAGACCCTTGCGCCGCTCCAACCATATTGACCAAG AGCCCAACAGACATGCTGACACATGTGCACAGGAACTGATGGAGATAGAAAACCAAGAG AGAAATATAGGTGTAGAGGAGTTCTGCAAGATTGTGCACCTCCACATGCAGAAAGAAG CATTGAGCAAGCACTCCATCCAGAGAAGCCTGGACTCATCAAGGAAAGATCATTTATCCCTTTGGTATAAAACCTCCTCAGACAGGCCAG GGAGAATTTCCTACACACGGgatgttttaattcagctggCGAGTTCTCCTGTGGCCAAGCAGAAGCCAGAATTCTTGCCAGAGCATCCCATAGTGCTGTCCAAGGCA AGAGATCCGGAGCTCCTGATGCTGCAGGAAATGACAATCAATGAAAG GTGA
- the gra gene encoding uncharacterized protein C8orf88 homolog isoform X4, protein MERRQRQLGIWESAASFWINSKGKPSYRSWRDFPRKMEVSRRRVLQKHLEPARPLRRSNHIDQEPNRHADTCAQELMEIENQERNIGVEEFCKIVHLHMQKEGRISYTRDVLIQLASSPVAKQKPEFLPEHPIVLSKARDPELLMLQEMTINERPRTCMSGELEMLK, encoded by the exons ATGGAGCGACGTCAACGACAGCTCGGGATTTGGGAAAGTGCAGCATCATTTTGGATTAATAGCAAGGGAAAGCCAAGTTACCGGAGCTGGAGAGACTTTCCCAGGAA AATGGAAGTATCCAGGAGAAGAGTCCTCCAAAAACATCTGGAGCCTGCGAGACCCTTGCGCCGCTCCAACCATATTGACCAAG AGCCCAACAGACATGCTGACACATGTGCACAGGAACTGATGGAGATAGAAAACCAAGAG AGAAATATAGGTGTAGAGGAGTTCTGCAAGATTGTGCACCTCCACATGCAGAAAGAAG GGAGAATTTCCTACACACGGgatgttttaattcagctggCGAGTTCTCCTGTGGCCAAGCAGAAGCCAGAATTCTTGCCAGAGCATCCCATAGTGCTGTCCAAGGCA AGAGATCCGGAGCTCCTGATGCTGCAGGAAATGACAATCAATGAAAG ACCAAGGACATGTatgtcaggtgaattggagatgctaaagtga